The stretch of DNA AGGCCGGCCCAGGTATGGACCGGGCCGGCTTCCACAATCAGCAGGGCCAGGACGACGGCCAGCGCGCAGATGACGGCGAAGGCCAGCCAGAGGGCAGCGGAACCGAGCGTGGGGTACATGGCAAAGAACATGAATGGCCACGCCAGGTTAAGCAACAGCTGCAGGCCGAAGGACCAAAGGAGATTGCCTGTCAGTGCCCGCCTGCGCCACACCAGCCAGGCGGACAGTCCGATGCAGGCGTAGAGCCCGATCCACACTGTCCGGAACATCCACCCGGCAGGCATCCACGGCGCCTTGGCGGAGGCGGCGAACCAGCCGCTCGAGTGGAGGATGATCGGGATGGAGGCGAGCATGCACACTGCATAGGAAAGGGCCAGGAATCCGGCCAGGGCCGCCACTTGCCTGCCGGTTGAGGGGACGGGCCGTCCTGCGGTTACAGGGACGGCTTGTCCATCAGGGTTAACGGGCACGGTCCAGCATCCCCAACACAGCTTCCAAGGTCAAACGGGATTGGATGGACGGGTTGACCGATACGCCGGGTTCTGTGCTCCCGTTCCGTTGCCGGCACGGGAGTAGCGGCCATCCATCTACGAACGCCGTTGCCGGCGCCCTCCAGCGGCCTACCCGGACACTCGGGCGGGCAGCCCTCGAACGTGTCCTGTCTGGCCTTGCTCCGGGTGGGGTTTACCTAGCCTTCCCGGTCACCCGGGAAGCTGGTGGTCTCTTACACCACCGTTTCACCCTTACCTGTTTCGTGCCGCTTTCAAACCGGCGCGACCCAGGCGGTCTGTTTTCTGTGGCACTGGCCTGCGGGTTACCCCGAGTGGGCGTTACCCACCACCCTGCCCTGTGGAGCCCGGACGTTCCTCGAGCCACTTTCGTGACGCGCGGCCGCCTGGTCAACCCATCCGGTTCCAGTCTACCGGCGATGGGTGCTTACCCTGCGCCGGTAGGATCGGACGGTGCTGATTCTGCTTCCCCCTTCCGAAGGCAAGACCCCCGCGGTCCGCGGATCCGCGGTCGACTGGCCTTCCCTCAGCTTTCCGCAGCTGAACACCTACCGGGCAAAAGTGCTGGATGCGCTCGGTACGGTGAGCGCGCACGAGGATGCCCTCGCCCTGCTGGGCGTTGGAGCTTCCCTGAAGGACGACGTCGAGCGCAACACCCGGCTTCACGCGGAGCCGGCGGCTCCGGCCCACCAGATCTATTCCGGCGTGCTGTACGACGCCCTGGGCTACAAGACACTCACCGCGGCGCAGCGGCGGAAAGCCGACGAGTCCGTCCTGGTGATTTCGGCGTTGTGGGGCGCCATCCGCTTCGGCGACAGCGTTCCCGCCTACCGCCTGTCCATGGGGACTGCCCTGCCCGACGTCGGCCGTCTCGCCTCATTCTGGAAGCCCCAGCTCTCCGATGCGCTGGCTGAGTCCGCCGCCGGGCACCTGCTGGTGGATTGCCGGTCCAGTACCTATGCCGCAGCGTGGGCTCCCCCGGCGGCACAGACCGTCACGGTCAACGTCTTTACCGAGGTGAACGGCGCCCGCAAGGTGGTCAGCCACTTTGCGAAGCACACACGGGGCGAGCTGGCCCGGCACCTGCTGGCGCGGCGGGGCAAGGCACCGGAGACCCCGGCGCAGCTCCTCAAGGCAGGCCGCGAGAAGTGGGCGGCCGAACTCATACCGGGTTCGGCACGGAAACCCCACGCGCTGAACATCATCCTGCCGGGCTGATCGCCGGCCTGGACCCGCTAAGTCAGGCCCACTCCTCCGAGCGGACCAGGATGGCGCCGGAATCCGGGCAAAAAACGATGTCCTCCGCTGCAGCGGCCTTGATCTCGGCGAGGTCGCCGGGGCTCAGCTTCATTCCGGAGGCTTCGGAGGTGCCATGGAACAGCCGGGCTGCCCCCACGCCACGCTTGGCCAGGGTCTTTTCATAAACTGCCACCAGGCCGGCATCGAGACCGGCCGCGAATTCGGCCCGGCTGGTGCGCAGCCCGGCGGCTTCGGCTTCCACCTCGGCCAACGCAGCGTCCAGCTCGGCGCGGATACCGCCGAAGGATCCCTGGATGTCGTCCACAATCGCCTGCTGTGCCGCCTGTTTGGCGCGGAGCGTGTCAAGCCTCTCGAGGACTTCGAGTTCCACGTCCTCAAGGTCCGAGCGGCGCTTGTTCAGGGAGGCAATGTCTTTCTGCAGGGCGACGAGGTCCTTGGACAGGCCAGTGCCGCTGTTCAGCCGCGCCTCGTCCCGTTCAATCCGCGAAGCAACCTGCTCCACATCCGCCTCGGCGCGCTTCAGTTCGGCCTCGGCGTCGTGCACGGCCACTTTGGCGGCCCCGAGCTCACCGTTGGCGACGGAAAGAGCGGCTTCGAGGTCCTTGATCCTGGGATCGTTCTCCAGCGTGCGGCGGCGGTTTGCAAGTGACTTCAGCCTGGCGTCCAGCCCCTGCAGCTCAAGCAACTTCAACTGTTCCGCCGGTGCTGCCTTCGCCACTGTTACCTCCGCTTGCTCCCTGCCGGCCGGAGCCGGGCACCGTACCGGCGCTTCCTAGACTCTAGCGCCTGGCCTGCTCGGCTGCCTCGCTGAGCCCCTTTCCGGGTTACCGCGGGTGTGGCCCGGCGGCGGACTTCGGACGCCAGGCTCAGCCCGGAGTCAGGATGAAGTCCCAGGGATCACTGTTGGTGGTGCTGACCTGGATTTCCACGTCGTGGCCCTGGTCAGCGAGGACATTGCCCAGGGCCGCGGCTGCGGCGGGCAACCACAGCCATTCGCTGGCGAAATGCGAGACGTCCACCAGGTAGGGCCTGCCGTTCAACGCAGCTTCCCGGGCCTCGGAGGCGGGGTGGTGGCGCAGGTCCGCGGTGACGTAAACATCTGCGTTGCTGGCGCGCACCTCGTTGAAGAGCGAGTCTCCGGCGCCGCCGCATACGGCAACCCGCCGCACCAGGCCGTCCTTGTCCCCGGAAACGCGCACTCCCCCGGCGACCGAGGGCAGGATGCCGAAGACCCGGGCGGCGAAATCTCCCAGCGTCATGGCATCGGCCAGGTCCCCTACGCGGCCGATCCCTTCTTCGGGGAGGCCGTTTGCGGCAACAGTGAGCGGGGCCACGTTCTGCAGGCCCAGAGCGTCCGCGAGGACATCGGAGACACCTCCGACGGCGGAATCACCATTCGTGTGAACGGTCAGCAGGGCAGTGCCGGACTCGATAAGCCGGTGGATTGCCCGTCCTTTGGGAGTAGTGGCGGCCACTGTGGTGACCCCCCTGAGGAGCAGCGGATGGTGGGTGATCAGGAGCTCGGCACCCCATGCCACGGCCTCATCGATGACCTCGAGTGTGGGATCCACGGCAAACATGACCCGCGTGACGGGTGTGGACGGGTGCCCTGCCACCAGGCCCACTTCGTCCCAGTTCTCCGCCAGGGACTCCGGCCACAGTTCCTCAACGGCCAGGAGCAGCTCGCCCAGCGTGGGAGCCTGGGGCCGCTCAACCGCCGCTTCCTCACCGGAAGGGGCGCCGCCGTCGTGATTCTCGCCGTCGTGTTTCTCCTGGCCGGTAACGTCGGTGTCCACAGGTTCCATAGTCTTAGTTTTACCCCATCACAGCGTCCGGGCAGCGCCTTTAGGCGCGGCTGGTGGATGGCCCGGGAATCATCCGGTCCCGCCAACCATTGAAGAGGTCATGAAAACTTTTGTTTTAGGCGGAGGCTGCTTCTGGTGCCTCGACGCCGTCTACCAGAAGACCAAGGGCGTCAGCTCGGTGGTGTCCGGCTACACCGGGGGCCACGATCCCAACCCGGACTACTACTCGGTCTGCAATGGCACCACCGGGCATGCCGAGGTGGTGGCGGTGACGTTCGACGAGGACATCATCCCGGCGGAGGTCATCCTGGACATGTTCTTCGCCCTGCATGACCCCACCACCCTCAACCGCCAGGGGTACGACGTGGGCACGCAATACCGCTCGTCGATGTTTTACGAAACCACCGAAGAGAAGATCCTGTTCGAGGAAGCCATCGAACGGAACCAGGCCCTGTGGGCGCATCCCATCGTCACTGAAGTCAGCCGCCTCCCCCGGTTTTACGTCGCCGAGGAATTCCACCAGGACTACTACGCCAAGCACCCGGAGCAGGGGTACTGCCAGGTGATCATCAACCCCAAGCTCGCGAAGGCCAGGAAATATTACTCTGCATGGCTTAACGCTTAGCGGGTGTTACGCGGCCTCGTTAGGCTGACCTCAGTATTCACCCTTGACGAGATAGGCGTATCTACATGGCACGGATTTATGACGATGTGACCCAGCTGGTGGGCGGCACCCCGCTCGTTAAGCTCAACCGGCTCAGCGAGGGGCTGGATGCAACGGTTGCGGTCAAGCTCGAGTTCTACAACCCGGCCAACAGCGTGAAGGACCGCATCGGCGTCGCCATCGTGGACGCGGCGGAGAAATCAGGTGCCCTGAAGCCCGGCGGAACCATCGTGGAAGGTACCTCCGGCAACACGGGCATCGCCCTGGCCATGGTGGGCGCTGCCCGCGGCTACAAGGTCATCCTGACCATGCCGGAGACCATGTCCACCGAGCGCCGCGTTATGCTGCGCGCCTTTGGTGCCGAGATTGTGCTGACCCCGGGTTCCGAGGGCATGCGCGGCGCCGTGGAGAAGGCCCAGGAGATTGTGGCCGGCACGGAGAACTCGATCTGGGCACAGCAGTTCGCCAACGAGGCCAACCCCGAGATCCACCGCAGCACCACCGCTGAGGAAATCTGGGCCGACACGGACGGCGCCGTGGACATCTTCGTTGCCGGCATCGGCACCGGCGGAACCGTCACCGGCGTCGGCCAGGTCCTGAAGGAACGCAAGCCCGGCGTGCAGATCGTCGCGATCGAACCGAAGGACTCCGCCATCCTCAACGGCGGCGCACCCGGCCCGCACAAGATCCAGGGCATCGGCGCCAACTTCGTGCCCGAAATCCTGGACACCAATGTTTACGACGAAGTCCTGGATGCCACCCTTGAGGACTCCGTCCGCGTGGCCCGGGAACTCGGCACCAAGGAAGGCATCCTGGGTGGCATCTCCTCCGGCGCCATCGTGTGGGGCGCCCTTGAACTGGCGAAGCGCCCGGAGAACGCGGGCAAGCTGATCGTGGCCGTGGTCTGCGACTTTGGCGAGCGTTACATCTCCACGGTGCTGTATGACGACATCCGCGGCTGATTAGAACCACCCTCCGCCCGTTTCCTGTAGAAAGAACTTTGTGGGCTTTTTCGCAAGACTGAAAGAAGACCTCGACGCCGCCCGGTCCCACGACCCGGCGGCTCGAGGTTCTTTTGAGAACTTTTTCGCCTATTCCGGCCTGCACGCCATCTGGATCCACCGCCTGACCCACCGGCTGTGGCAGACACCCAGCCTGCGGTTTCCGGCGCGGCTGCTTTCCCAGCTGGGCCGGTCCTGGACCGGCATCGAAATCCATCCGGGTGCCACGATCGGCCGGAGGTTCTTCATCGACCACGGCATGGGAGTGGTCATCGGTGAGACCGCGGAGATCGGCGAAGACGTGATGATCTACCACGGCGTCACCCTCGGTGGACGCTCGCTCGCACGGATCAAGCGCCATCCCACCATTGGGGACCGGGTGACCATCGGCGCCGGTGCCAAAATCCTCGGCCCGATCACCATCGGCCGGGACAGTGCCGTGGGCGCGAACGCCGTGGTGGTCAAGGACGCGCCGCCGGAATCCATCGTCACAGGCGTGCCCGCCAAATGGCGCCACCGGGACGCCCAGCGGGAAACCAAACCCGCAGTGGACCCGGCTGAATACGACATCGAGTACCGGATCTGACAGTTCGTGGCGGCCTTACCGCTGCCTAAGCCGGCACACAGATAAGCCAAACGGCCGGCGGTTCCAGGAGAAATCCCGGAACCGCCGGCCGTTCGCTTTGCCGCGGAGTGGCGTTAGTGCGTGTCCACTGCTTCGATCTCGGACTTGTCCTCGCCCCAAAGGGTGTGGAAGGTGCCTTCGGCGTCAACACGGCCGTAGGTGTGGGCGCCGAAGAGATCGCGCTGGCCCTGGATCAGGGCGGCAGCAACGCGCTTGCGGCGCAGTCCGTCGTAGTAGGCCAGCGACGAGGAGAAGACCGGCACCGGGATTCCCAGCTGCACGGCGGTGGCCACAACACGGCGCCAGGCCGGGACAGCCTCGGCGATGGCCTTGGTGAAGGCCGGGGCGAACAGCAGGTTGGCCGGCTTCTCGTCCGCAGCGTAGGCCTTGGTGATGTCCTTGAGGAGTTCGGCGCGGATGATGCAGCCGGCCCGCCACAGGGAAGCGATCTCGTCCAGCTTCAGGTCCCAGCCGTATTCCTTGGCGGCGGACGTGAGCATGTCCAGGCCCTGGGCGTAGGAGACGAGCTTGGAGGCGTACAGTGCCTGGCGGACGTCCTCGACGAACGTCTCCGGGATCTCGACGGAGGCTTCATTGCCGGCGAGCAGTTCCTGGCCGAGCTTGCGCTGGCCTGCCTGGGACGACAGCGCCCGGGCGAACACGGATTCGGCGATGCCTGAGACCGGGGAGCCCAGTTCCAGTGCGGAGATGACCGTCCAGCGGCCGGTGCCCTTCTGGCCGGCGGCGTCCACCACGACGTCGACGAACGGCTTGCCCGTCTTGGCGTCAACGTGGCCCAGGACCTCTGCCGAAATTTCGATCAGGAAGGAGGAGAGATCGCCCTTGTTCCACTCGGTGAAGATCTTGGACTGCTCGGCCGGCTCGATGCCTGCACCGGAGCGCAGCAGGTCGAAGGCTTCGCCGATGACCTGCATGTCGGCGTATTCGATGCCGTTGTGGACCATCTTCACGAAGTGGCCGGCGCCGTCGGTTCCCACCCAGGCGCAGCACGGTTCGCCGTCCACCTTGGCGGAGATCTTTTCCAGCAGCGGGCCGAGGGCCTTGTAGGACTCCTTGGAACCGCCCGGCATGATGGAGGGGCCGTTCAGG from Pseudarthrobacter siccitolerans encodes:
- the gndA gene encoding NADP-dependent phosphogluconate dehydrogenase is translated as MSAHIGVTGLAVMGANLARNLARNGFTVALHNRSVEKTDALLEKHGSDGDFVRTETLQELVDSLEKPRRVLIMVKAGKPVDSVIEQLEPLLEAGDIIIDAGNSHYEDTRRREAALAKKDLHFVGVGVSGGEEGALNGPSIMPGGSKESYKALGPLLEKISAKVDGEPCCAWVGTDGAGHFVKMVHNGIEYADMQVIGEAFDLLRSGAGIEPAEQSKIFTEWNKGDLSSFLIEISAEVLGHVDAKTGKPFVDVVVDAAGQKGTGRWTVISALELGSPVSGIAESVFARALSSQAGQRKLGQELLAGNEASVEIPETFVEDVRQALYASKLVSYAQGLDMLTSAAKEYGWDLKLDEIASLWRAGCIIRAELLKDITKAYAADEKPANLLFAPAFTKAIAEAVPAWRRVVATAVQLGIPVPVFSSSLAYYDGLRRKRVAAALIQGQRDLFGAHTYGRVDAEGTFHTLWGEDKSEIEAVDTH
- a CDS encoding YaaA family protein, with translation MLILLPPSEGKTPAVRGSAVDWPSLSFPQLNTYRAKVLDALGTVSAHEDALALLGVGASLKDDVERNTRLHAEPAAPAHQIYSGVLYDALGYKTLTAAQRRKADESVLVISALWGAIRFGDSVPAYRLSMGTALPDVGRLASFWKPQLSDALAESAAGHLLVDCRSSTYAAAWAPPAAQTVTVNVFTEVNGARKVVSHFAKHTRGELARHLLARRGKAPETPAQLLKAGREKWAAELIPGSARKPHALNIILPG
- a CDS encoding TspO/MBR family protein; amino-acid sequence: MPVNPDGQAVPVTAGRPVPSTGRQVAALAGFLALSYAVCMLASIPIILHSSGWFAASAKAPWMPAGWMFRTVWIGLYACIGLSAWLVWRRRALTGNLLWSFGLQLLLNLAWPFMFFAMYPTLGSAALWLAFAVICALAVVLALLIVEAGPVHTWAGLLLLPYFSWVVFSASLNLYSALHN
- a CDS encoding zinc ribbon domain-containing protein; its protein translation is MAKAAPAEQLKLLELQGLDARLKSLANRRRTLENDPRIKDLEAALSVANGELGAAKVAVHDAEAELKRAEADVEQVASRIERDEARLNSGTGLSKDLVALQKDIASLNKRRSDLEDVELEVLERLDTLRAKQAAQQAIVDDIQGSFGGIRAELDAALAEVEAEAAGLRTSRAEFAAGLDAGLVAVYEKTLAKRGVGAARLFHGTSEASGMKLSPGDLAEIKAAAAEDIVFCPDSGAILVRSEEWA
- the msrA gene encoding peptide-methionine (S)-S-oxide reductase MsrA, which translates into the protein MKTFVLGGGCFWCLDAVYQKTKGVSSVVSGYTGGHDPNPDYYSVCNGTTGHAEVVAVTFDEDIIPAEVILDMFFALHDPTTLNRQGYDVGTQYRSSMFYETTEEKILFEEAIERNQALWAHPIVTEVSRLPRFYVAEEFHQDYYAKHPEQGYCQVIINPKLAKARKYYSAWLNA
- a CDS encoding Nif3-like dinuclear metal center hexameric protein, giving the protein MEPVDTDVTGQEKHDGENHDGGAPSGEEAAVERPQAPTLGELLLAVEELWPESLAENWDEVGLVAGHPSTPVTRVMFAVDPTLEVIDEAVAWGAELLITHHPLLLRGVTTVAATTPKGRAIHRLIESGTALLTVHTNGDSAVGGVSDVLADALGLQNVAPLTVAANGLPEEGIGRVGDLADAMTLGDFAARVFGILPSVAGGVRVSGDKDGLVRRVAVCGGAGDSLFNEVRASNADVYVTADLRHHPASEAREAALNGRPYLVDVSHFASEWLWLPAAAAALGNVLADQGHDVEIQVSTTNSDPWDFILTPG
- the epsC gene encoding serine O-acetyltransferase EpsC, with protein sequence MGFFARLKEDLDAARSHDPAARGSFENFFAYSGLHAIWIHRLTHRLWQTPSLRFPARLLSQLGRSWTGIEIHPGATIGRRFFIDHGMGVVIGETAEIGEDVMIYHGVTLGGRSLARIKRHPTIGDRVTIGAGAKILGPITIGRDSAVGANAVVVKDAPPESIVTGVPAKWRHRDAQRETKPAVDPAEYDIEYRI
- the cysK gene encoding cysteine synthase A; the protein is MARIYDDVTQLVGGTPLVKLNRLSEGLDATVAVKLEFYNPANSVKDRIGVAIVDAAEKSGALKPGGTIVEGTSGNTGIALAMVGAARGYKVILTMPETMSTERRVMLRAFGAEIVLTPGSEGMRGAVEKAQEIVAGTENSIWAQQFANEANPEIHRSTTAEEIWADTDGAVDIFVAGIGTGGTVTGVGQVLKERKPGVQIVAIEPKDSAILNGGAPGPHKIQGIGANFVPEILDTNVYDEVLDATLEDSVRVARELGTKEGILGGISSGAIVWGALELAKRPENAGKLIVAVVCDFGERYISTVLYDDIRG